ATTAATTTATTGAGTGTTTTTTTATCCATAATATTTAAAGTTTACGTGAAATATTATAATTCTTCCAGAGCCCTTTTGTTTATTGGCTTTTTCTAAATTATTGCAACTTATTTAAGAAAGAACCTAAATTGGTTGGTTTTTTAGCAGATGCACATATTTATTGTAATCATGTGGATGGACTTAAAGAACAGCTCCAACGTGACGTAAAGCCTTTGCCAAAACTTGTTACTAATAAATTTACATCTATTTATAATTGGGAATACACAGATTCTATAGTAGAGAATTATGAGCATTACCCACGCATTCATTTTGAAATAGCTGTATAAAACCTTCGCTGCGTATCGACCAAACTTGTATTTTAAGCAAATGGTTAGTAAAATTCAGACAAACTAGTTTTTAATAAATAGGGGTTAAAGTATGAGCGAGCTAAAAGCACAAGAATATATAACCTTTGAAACCATTAAACATGTTTCAGAAGAAGCCGGTGAGTTTTGGTTTGCTCGTGAATTAGCAGTAGCTCTTGAATATGTTCAGTGGCGTAATTTTGCTAAAGTATTAGAACGTGCAAAACTGTCTTGTAAAAATAGTGGATATGAAATTAGTGACCATTTTGCTGAGGTCAGCAAAATCGTAGAAGCTGGTGCTACATCAAAACCTGTTTTAGATTACAAACTTTCTCGTTATGCCTGTTATTTGATTGTGCAAAACGGTGACCCACGCAAAGAAGTTATTGCTTTAGGGCAAACTTACTTTGCAATACAAACCAGAAGACAAGAAGTAGCTGATTATTTTAATCAGTTGGACGAAGATAATAAGCGATTAGTTATTAGAGGTGATATTAAACAATGGAATCAAATGCTTGCAGAGTCAGCGCATATTGCGGGCGTTGTAACAGATGAAGAGTATGCTATATTTCAAAATTCTGGTTATATGGGACTTTATGGTGGATTAAAGGTTGAGGATATACATAGAAAAAAAAATTTAAAGCAAAGCGAACGTATTCTTGATTTTATGAGCAGTACAGAGCTGATTGCTAATTTGTTTAGAATATCTCAAACAGAAGAAAAATTAAAAAAGGATAAAACAGCTACGGCAGATGATGCCAATGAAGTTCATTTTATTGTAGGTAGAGAAGTTCGTAAAACTATTGAGCGTGTTGGAGGTACAATGCCAGAAGAATTACCAACGCCTAATAAAAGCATTAGCATTATTGAACGTGAACAATTAAAGAAACTTAAAAATCCAATAAAAAAACTAATGTTGGACGAATAAACTTTTAGAATAATCCTTTTTTAATTAATTTTCACCCTACGACAATAGCTGTCATACTGGCAGTGTTATCTTAATAATAGGAGGAACTGACTATGCAAAAAACATTTACTAAAAAAGAACAAAATGAATTTAAGAAATTATTATCAGTTCTTGAGAATGAACAGATAAAAAATATTAAGATATCGTTTGATGGAGGGCTAACACTTGGAGAAACCAATGAGTTTGTTCAGGTAGTTTCAGGAGATTTTGAGATTAGTATGGATTTTAATGAAAATGCCTTTTCAGAGAACATTACTATTAGCTGGGAAGAATTTATTTCTATACGACAATAGCTGTCATAGTGGCAGTGGTATCCTTAAAACCAAGGAGGTTACAAATGATGCGTGAATTTCTTAACCTAATGGATAGGCTTAATTTTTGGGATTTTGTTAGGCTAATTATTTTTGGTTTATTTATATATGCCATTGGAATATTAGCAATACCGATGCTCTTTGTGCTTTTTAGTAATAGTATCAAATTCATCAATAAGAGAAGATAACTCAACCAAATAATAATTTTCCACACCAACGACACTAAGTGTCATAGTGACCATGTTATGTTATTTATATATGTACTAAGGAGGTAGAAAAATTATGAATATATATAAACTAGATTTCTGGCAGACAACAAAGCTAATTTTTTCAGTGTCGTTTATCTTAATATTGCCTTTTTTGTTAATACCAATGCTTTTAGTGGGACTTGATGATTTAGTGAATAAGGGTAGAAGAAGAAGGTAACTGATGGATAACTTGACTGCTTATTTAGCTTATAACTTTGTAATGAATGATCAGATTGATGTAACAGAAGAAGCTATAGTCGAAGATGCAATTTTATTAAATGTAGAAGATTTTGAAATTAGCAAAGAAGAGGATGATGAGTATTGGGATAATGATAAAAGCGAGGAAGATAGTGACTAGAGAAGTTCTAATAATTAACGCCAACGCAACTATAAACGAGGAACTAAAAAGCTTTTTAACAGACAAGGGATTTAAATTAGACCTATGGGAATCCATATATGATGACACCCTTTCAGAGGAAGACACCTATGATGACTTTTGTGGGCTATTACGCGATACTGAAGCCTTATTCGCAATAATTGATCCTCTAACTAAGGGTAAGGAATGGGACGAATATTGGGATAACCTTAAAGAAACAGGAAATCCAAACAAAATAAAAATATTCCGGTTAGATAGATATTCAGTTGAAGAGTTACTAGAAACACTCACGTATTGGTATGACTTGGAGTAACTTATGGTCTGGCTTTATAGGTTTATTATCTATAAAATAGAAAGAAAAGGAAGTGGAATTGTATGTTGCTAAAAGTAAATCCAGAGAATCAAAAAATGAAAAAGATAACAGGTAAAAAATTAAGTGAATTAATTGATATAAAGAATTTAAACACAAAGGAAAATCAAGTTGAAAGGTATTTTCAAAAAATATTATATAATCATTTTGACGAACTATTTTCCAATGGAAATTTATTAAAAATATTCGAATCTAGACGTGGTCCAGAAGAACCAGATTTATTAGCGATAGATTCAAAAGGTAAATTATATATTTTTGAATTAAAAATATGGGAATCTAATGATGAAAACATTTTACAAGCATTACGTTATGGTCAAATATTTGGCCAACATAACTATGATGACTTAGATAAACGCTATAGGACAGAGCATATGAATCAAACTCTTGAAAATGCATTTATTCAACAATTTGGTAAAAAAATAGATGTTGATATTAAAAAAGAAGAAATAAATGCAAAACAAGTTTTTGTAATTATAACAAATGGTATTGATGTAAAAACAAGACAAGCAATTAACTATTGGAGTAATTATGGGCTTGAGGTAAAAGCATGGCTGTATAGAGTGTACCCTCCTATGGATGACTCAAAGCAATTCCTGCTTGAAATGAATCCGTTTAATATTGAGGATGATCCATTTGAAGATGTTTCAGATGATTGTTATATTTTAAATACTAATTATCGTAATTCTCCAAAAGATGATGAGCGTATGATAGAGAGACAAGAAGCAGCAGCATTTTTTGAACCATGGAAATATAAAATAGAGAAAATAAAGCCAGGTAGTAAAGTTTTCTTGTATAGATCAGGCGTAGGAATAGTTGCATTTGGCACGACAAGTGGGAAAGTCCAGAAAAAAAAATATCATAACGAAGAAGAGTACATTAATGAAGATTATAGTGTGAAATTAAACTTTTTTACACTTGTGAATCCAGCGATATCCGCATCTAAGATAAAAGAAATTACAGGAAATAATTATAGATTTATTGGGACATTGTTTTCTATAACAAAAGACTCAGCGGAAAAAATTATTGAGGCTATAAATAATAAAGATTATGGCGAATAACACTATAACGGCTGGTCTAGAGAGTTAACTCAAAATATTCTAACTGTACCTAGCTATTAAATAATTTTCCACCCACGACAACAGCTGTCGCACTGCCCGTGTTATGCTAATAAGAAAAGGGAGTAAAAAATGAAAAATCTATTATCAAAAATTATTAACCGTAAGGAACAAGTGGAAAATTTCTTCAAGTTTCTAGAAACAGAAACCAGTTGGCTTACTGCACCTGCAAGTACTCGGTTTCATTTATGCAAAGAAGGTGGGCTTATTGAGCATTCCGTTGGTGTTGCTAACACGCTTCTTAAACTTAAAGCCACAATGGCCCCACAGATAAGTGACGAAAGTTGTGTAATAGTTGCGCTGTTCCATGACCTTGGAAAAACAGGGTTTCCTGGTACTCCCTATTATTTACCGAATACAGACGAGTGGCAAAAGAAAAACCGTGGAATACACTATATTACTAACCCTGATTGCGTCACGATGAGCATTGGTGTGCAAAGCCTACATTT
This genomic window from Candidatus Margulisiibacteriota bacterium contains:
- a CDS encoding thymidylate synthase → MVGFLADAHIYCNHVDGLKEQLQRDVKPLPKLVTNKFTSIYNWEYTDSIVENYEHYPRIHFEIAV
- a CDS encoding HD domain-containing protein, giving the protein MENFFKFLETETSWLTAPASTRFHLCKEGGLIEHSVGVANTLLKLKATMAPQISDESCVIVALFHDLGKTGFPGTPYYLPNTDEWQKKNRGIHYITNPDCVTMSIGVQSLHLISQHVQLFPEEVQAIASQDGLYPTYGGVINLEYRMNETPLTLLLQFADKWTAAIQEDEWKIQERN
- the dinD gene encoding DNA damage-inducible protein D, whose protein sequence is MSELKAQEYITFETIKHVSEEAGEFWFARELAVALEYVQWRNFAKVLERAKLSCKNSGYEISDHFAEVSKIVEAGATSKPVLDYKLSRYACYLIVQNGDPRKEVIALGQTYFAIQTRRQEVADYFNQLDEDNKRLVIRGDIKQWNQMLAESAHIAGVVTDEEYAIFQNSGYMGLYGGLKVEDIHRKKNLKQSERILDFMSSTELIANLFRISQTEEKLKKDKTATADDANEVHFIVGREVRKTIERVGGTMPEELPTPNKSISIIEREQLKKLKNPIKKLMLDE